Genomic window (Granulicella arctica):
CGAGGATCGCAGACTCATCCCGTTATTAGAACCCACACAAGGCCGCTCTAGCTATCCAGCTTCTTGACAACCAGTTCATTCAGCATCGCCGGATTCGCCTGCCCCTTCGACAGCCGCATCACGTTGCCGACGAAGAACGCCGCAACCGTCTTCTTGCCGCCGCGATACTGCGCAACCTGGTTCGGATTCGCCGCAATTACCTCATCGATCATCGCCTCAATCGCCGCCACATCCGAGATCTGCTTCGGCTTATCCCGCTCGTACACCGCAGGAAAGTCCTTGCTCTCCGCGAACGAAGTATCGAGCAACTGCTTCAGCATCTTGCTCGAAAGCTCACCCGACTCCGCCAGATCCGCCGCCATCACGATCCCCTCAAGCGAGACCGGCGACTGCTCCAGCTCAAGCCCCGCAAGCCGCAGCCGCATCGTCAGTTCACTCTGGATCAGGTTGGCCACCCGCTTCGGACTCTTCGCCTTCTTCGCCGCAGCCTCAAACCGATCTGCGAACTCCCGCGTCGCCGTCAGCGTTGCCGCATCCTGCGCTGTAATCTCGTACTCCGCAATCATGCGTTCGCGCCGCGCCTCCGGAAGCTCCGGCAGCATCGACAAAATCTCCGCCTGCCACGCCGCGCCAACCACAAGCGGCGGAAGATCCGGCTCAGGAAAGTAGCGGTAATCGTGCGCCTGCTCCTTCGATCGCATCGAGAACGTCCGTCCCTCAGCGTTGTTCCAAAGCCGCGACTCCTGCACGACGCGCCCGCCATCCTCGATCACGCCGATCTGCCGCTCAATCTCATACTCCACCGCCGAACGAATGTATCGAAAGCTGTTGACGTTCTTCACCTCAGCCTTCGTACCGTACTCCTTCGCACCTTTCAGCATCACGCTCACGTTCGCGTCGCAGCGCAGCGAACCCTCTTCCATGTTGCAGTCGCTAACGCCCGTATAGAGCAGGATCTCCTTCAGCTTCGTCAGGTACTCGAAGACCTCGTCCGCGCTCCGAAGATCGGGCTCACTCACAATCTCAACCAGCGGTGTGCCGCATCGATTCAGGTCGATGTACGTCCGCGACGCCGAGTCCGCAAACCCATCGTGGATGCTCTTACCCGCATCTTCTTCCATGTGCAGCCGCGTCACGCCGATCCGCTTCGGCGCGCCCGCAGCATCGAGAACGTCAATCCAGCCGTTCTCGGCAATCGGCTTATCGAACTGGGAGATCTGATAGCCCTTCGGCGAATCCGGATAGAAGTAATTTTTACGCGAGAACACACTCGTCTCCCGAATCTCGCAGTTAACCGCCTTCGCCGCCAGCACGGCAAACTCGACCGCTCGCCGATTCAGCACCGGCAGCGCGCCTGGCAACCCAAGACACGTCGGGCAAACATGCGTATTCGGCTCGCCGCCATACTGATTGACGCACCCGCAGAACGCCTTCGAGGCAGTCAAAAGCTGAACGTGAACCTCCAGCCCGATCACAGGCTGGTACTTGGCGAGAATCGCAGGCGAGAGTGCAGTCATAGTGGCCATTCGAGACGATTCTACCAAGTCGCACCAGGTGAATCAGCATCTCATGCTTCATGGTCTTCCAACTTCGTCGCCGCCAGCCAAAGCAGGAAGCTGCGTCCAGCAACGACGCCCAGAAAAACCTGCAGCGCCCGAGCGCACAGGAGATCTACGAGCAGGTCGCCAACAACGCCCGGCAGGAACTCGGCCGCTCCACCGTATCGCTCATCATCTCGGGCCTCGCCGGCGGCATCTTCATGGGTCTCTCCGCCCTCGGCACAGCCATAGCCCTCTCGATGCTTGGCCCCTCGACGCAGGCGCAGTTCGTCGCGAAGATGTTCTACCCGATCGGCTTTATCGTGGTCATCCTCGGCCGCTCCCAGCTCTTCACCGAAAACACACTTTACCCCGTCGCTCTCGTTCTGGCCGAAAAGAAGCATTTCTGGCACACAATGCGGCTCTGGGCCGCCGTCCTTCCTTCAAACGTCGTCGGCGCACTCTCATTCGCCTCCCTCGCGGCCCTCACTGGAGCCATCAGCCCCGAGATTGTCCGCTCTCTCAGCCAACTCGGTCTGGACGCCACGCACCATCCGCCCTCCACCATCTTCTGGAGCGGCGTCATGGGCGGCTGGATCATCGCCACCGTCGCGTGGCTTGTCTCCGGCTCGCACTCCATCACCGGCTCCGTCATCATTATCTGGCTGCTCGCATTCGTAGTCGGCCTCGGCAACTTCGCCCACTGCATAGCTGCCAGCGGCGAAGTCTTCGCAGCCATTCTCACCGGCCAGCTTCCATGGCTTGCGTTCCCGAAATGGTTCCTGCCCGCAGTCGCCGGCAATATCTGCGGCGGCGTCGGCATGGTCACCCTGCTCGAATACGGTCAGGTCATCTATGGAGGAGACGCCGACGCCGAAGCCATCCCTGCTCCTGAGAAGACTGAAAACGAGTCACTCTAAATTGAAGTGAGCTGGAGTATGCTCGCTTTCTGCGACCGGAATCGCCTCGGCGAATCCAATCCGCAAGAAGAGGTACTCCCATGTCCGCAGCAACGGCAAAGATCGTCCGCTTCCACGAAACCGGTGGCCCCCAAAGTCCTCAAGCTTGAAGATCTTCCGATTCCCGAGCCGGGACCCGGCGAAGTTCGCCTCCGCGTAAAGGCGCTCGGCCTCAACCGTGCCGAGGTGATGTTCCGCCAGGGTCAATATCTCTACGCTCCCGAACTGCCCTCGCAGCTCGGCTACGAAGCCTCAGGCACAGTTGAAGCCGTCGGTCCCGACGTCGACGCCACGTGGCTCGGCAAGACCGTCAGCACCGTCCCCTCGTTCCGCCTCACGGACTACGGCGTCTACGGCGAAGTAGCCATCGTGCCAACCTTCGCTCTGGCCGAGTACCCCGTCAACCTCTCCTACGAGCAGGGAACCTCCATCTGGATGCAGTACATCACCGCCTACGGCGCACTCATCCACTTCGGCAAGCTCAACAGCAATGACTTCGTCCTCATCACCGCCGCAAGCAGCAGCGTCGGTCTCGCCGCCATCGAGATCGCCAACGCCGGAGGTGCAATCAGCATCGCGACGACGCGGACCTCAGCCAAGAAGGCAGAGCTTCTTGCCGCAGGAGCCGACTACGTGATTGCTACCGATGAGGAAGACCTTGTCGCTCGCGTGAACCAGATTACCGCAGGCAAAGGCGCGCGGATCGTCTTCGATCCCATCGCCGGAAAAGGTCTCGAAGCACTCGCCGCAGCGACAGCAGTCAGCGGCATCATCTTCGAATACGGTGCCCTCGCGACCGACCCGACACCCTACCCGCTCTTTCCAGCGCTCAGCAAACACCTCACCATCAAGGCCTACACGCTCTTCGAGATCGTTCCCTATCCAGCGCTCCTCGCCAAGGCGAAGCAGTACATCTACGAGCATCTCGCGGCTGGCGACTTCAATCCCCGCATCGACAAGAGCTTCCCGCTCGAGCAGATCGTCGAAGCGCATCGCTACATGGAGACAAACGCCCAGATCGGCAAGATCGTCGTCACCGTCTAGCACCCTGCTTCCAGTTACGTCGTGAGAACTGCGTCATTGTTGTACAGCGTCGACATGATCCGGCGACTCTGTACAACAACCGCCGTCTAACGGTTAAGCGCGTTGATTGCTCATGCAGCTTAACTGGTGAATGTGGATGCCCCTTTTTCGTCTCGTCATGGCTGCACTTCTGGCCGCGGCCTCCGTGCTGGAGCCGTCGGTCGCCCATGGCCAATCCTTACCAGCCGCAACGAGTCCCGCCACAGCCCCATTGCTCACCGGCTACTTCCCCCAATGGGGCCTCTATAACGATCCCCAGTACCTCGTTAAGAATCTCGTCACCAACGGCGGCGCAGCCATGCTCGACCAGGTGAACTACGCCCAGGGCTTCGTCACCGGAGGCCACTGCTCCATCGCCGACCCGAACGCCGACCTCAACTACACCTTCCCCGCAGAGCAAAGCGTCAACGGCATAGCCGACGATCCGAAAGAAAGCTTTCGCGGCAATCTCCACCAGCTTGTTGAATTGAAGCGCCGTTACCCAAACCTCAAGCTGATCATCTCGCTCGAAGGTCGCGGTTCGAACTTTGCCGAAGATACCCAGCCGCTGAATCGCGACGCCTTCGTCGACTCCTGCATCGACATCTTCATCAAGGGAAACTTCGCTCCGGGCATCACCGTACCCGGCCTCTTCGACGGCATCGACATCGACTGGGAGTATCCCCACAAAGACGACGCTGTAAACTATCTCGCCTTACTCACCGAGTTCCGCCACAAGATGGACGCACTCCGGCCCGGCCTAAGGCTGAACATCGCCGTGGGCACAAGTCCGCAGCTCTATGAAGGCACCGACATGGCAGCCGTCAGCAAGCTGGTCAACCAGATGGCCCTGATGACCTACGACTTCGCCGGTCCCTGGAGCAAGATCACCGGGCTCATCGCGCCGCTCCGTGCAGGCACAGCCCACAACACGGGCACGGTAGAAGATACGGTCGACGCCTACCGCGCTCTCGGCGTTCCCGCCGCAAAGCTTTTCATGGGAATCCCTTTCTACGGCTACGGCTGGCATCAGGTCACCGAAGACGACAACGGCATGTTTCAGGAAGGTCAGCCCATCCGGGGCGATCACCCTTATCGTGACATCGCGCCGATCATCGCCCAGTCAACCATCTACCGCGACTCCGCCTCCCAGGCCCCATGGCTCTTCGACGGCGATATCTTCTGGACCTACGAAGATCCCACCTCCATCGCTCACAAAGTGGAGTATGCCCGCAAACAGCACCTCGGCGGGATGATGATCTGGGAACTCGGCAGCGACACCACCGATGCACTCCTACTTCGATCCGCTCACAATGCTCTCGCCCCAACAGCCACCACCGCAACGCAAACTTCGTCATCGCCCACGGCACCGCCCAGCCTCCGCTAGAATCAAACGAGCATGGTTCTCCCCTTCGTCCGCGAACTACTGGCGGACCTCGAACACTCAGACGCCTTCGAACGTGTACGCCGCCACCTCAGCGGAGGCACAGGGCGCAGACGTGTCTCCGGCCTCACCGCCACGGCGCGCGGCCTATATCTCCCACTCTTCGTCCGCGCCTCTAACGCACCAGCCGTCATGATCGTTGCGGACAACAAGGCCGCAGAAGCTCTGCACGCAGCCGTGCTCAGCGCCTGCGAGCTAACCGGAGCGCTCCCCGCCGAGACCGTCCTTCGGCTACCGGGTCACGACGTGCTCCCCTTTGAAAATCTCTCGCCGCACCTTGAAATCCAGGAGCATCGCGCCGCCACCCTCTGGAAGATCGCCACCGGTCAGGCCCGCCTCGTCATCGCTCCCCTCGAAGCCGCGAGCATGAAGCTCTTCCCACGCGACTACTACCGCGCCCTCGCCCTCCATCTCCGCACCGGCGAAGAGTACCTTCCCGACATGCTCGTCGAGCACTGCCTCTCCGTCGGCTACACCCGCGTCGACGTCGTCGAGATGCCCGGCCAGGTCACCATCCGCGGCGGCATCATCGACGTCTACTCGCCAGAGATGGACCGCCCCGTCCGCATCGACTTCTTCGGCGACGAGATCGAGTCCATCCGCAAGTTCGACCCCGAGACGCAGCGATCCAGCTCCCACCTCGACGACGCTCTGCTGCTCCCCCTCACCGAAACGCCCGTCACCGAAAAACTCCTCACCGCCATCAACGCCCGCCTCACCCGTTCCGGTCTCGCAGGTGCAAACCTCGAAGGCGGCGAACTCCCCGCCGAACTCCAGACCCACGTACACATTTCAGGTGCCCCATCCTCGACAGCCTCATCGTCGCGGGTGGGATCGACCGAGGCCACCATCTTCCCCGGCTGGGAGTTCTTCGCTCCCGTCGCCGGAGCCAATCTCACCCTCCTCGATCTCCTCTCCGCCTCCGGTCCTGCGCCACGCGTCTTCATCGAAGAGCCCAGCATGGTCAAGAATCAGGGTGAACGCTGGTGGAACAAGGTTGAGCAGCGGCACGAGCGCTCCGGCATCGGCAATCTCGTTCGCCCCGAAGACATCTATCTCTCCCCATGGGACCTCGACGACCGCCTCCGCAAGTTCTGCGGCTGCGAACTAGACCAGCTCGGCCTGGTCGACGTCCTTGATGCCGACCGCAGCGACCTCTCCGAGGTCGACTTCGCCACACGCCCCACACAGCGCTTTCACGGCAGCATTCCCGCCCTGATCGACCAGTTGAAGCTCCTCATGACGCAGGATGCCCGCATCCTCCTCACCGCCCCCAATCAGGGCGAGGTCGAGCGACTCGCCGGGCTCTTGCAGGAGTACCAGGTTCCCTACCGCCTCGGCTCCCGCAACGAAGCCCCCGGCAGCGCCACCGTCTACTCCGAATCCAGCTATCTCGCGGGAAATCTCAGCACCCCCGTGATCGTCAAAACCCCCATGGCCAGTGGCGTCCAGATCCTTGACCTCACCCGGGCCACTGCCCGCCAGATCATCATCTTTGGCGCACAAGACCTCACCGACGACGCCGACGTCACCGCCCGCCCGGCCCGTCGCAGCAAGTCCAAGACCTCTGCCTTCATCTCCGACTTCCGCGACCTGCAGGTCGGCGACTACGTCGTCCACGTCGAACACGGCATCGCGCAATACTGCGGCCTTAGAGTCATCGAAGAGAACGACCAGCCGCCCCTCGAACTCATGATCCTGGAGTTCGCCGACGACGCGAAACTGTACATTCCGCTCACGCGCCTCGACCTCATCCAGAAGTACCGTTCCTCCGACACCGGCCCCGCGCCCGAGCGCAACAAGCTCGGCACGCAGGCATGGCAAAAGACCAAGGCCCGCGTCAAGAAGGCCATGCAGGACATGACCGGCGAGCTGCTCAAGCTCTACGCGCAGCGCAAAGCCGCACAGGGAACGCCCTTTTCGCCCGACACCAACATGCAGCATGAATTCGAAGACGCCTTCGACTTCAACGAGACAGACGACCAGCTCTCCGCCATCGCCGACATCAAGCAGGACATGGAATCCACCCAGCCCATGGACCGTCTCCTCTGCGGCGACGTCGGCTACGGCAAAACCGAAGTCGCCATGCGCGCAGCCTTCAAAGCCGTGCAGGATTCCAAACAGGTCGCCGTCCTCACCCCGACGACCGTTCTCTCCTTCCAGCACTACGAATCCTTCAAGCGCCGCTTCGCCAACTTCCCCGTCAATATCGAAATGATCTCCCGCTTCCGCACCGCCAAGGAGCAGAAGGGCATCCTCGAAAAGGTCGAAGAGGGCAAGGTCGACATCCTCATCGGCACTCACCGCGTCCTCTCGAAGGACCTCAAATTTCAGGATCTCGGCCTCCTCGTCGTCGACGAAGAACAGCGCTTCGGCGTCCGTCACAAAGAGCGTCTGAAGCAGATACGCTCTGCCATCGATGTCCTCTCCATGTCCGCCACGCCCATCCCGCGCACGCTGCACATGTCGCTCATCGGCCTGCGCGATATGTCCGTCATCGAGACGCCGCCCAAAGACCGCATGGCCATCCAGACCATCGTCGCCAAGTTCGACGAGAAGCTCGTCCGCACCGCCATTGAGATGGAGCTCGAACGCGGCGGCCAGATCTACTTCGTCCATAACCGCGTCGAAACCATCTACGACATGGCCACCATGATCCGCGAGCAGGTACCAAGTGCCCGCGTCGTCATCGGTCACGGTCAGCTTCCCGAAGCCGAGCTCGAGCGCGTCATGCTCGCCTTCATGAACCACGAGTACGACGTTCTCGTCGCCACCAGCATCATCGAGAACGGCCTTGATATCCCGCTCGCCAACACCATCATCATCAACCGCGCCGACCGCCATGGCCTCTCCGAGCTCTACCAGCTTCGCGGCCGCGTCGGTCGCTCCAACCGCCGCGCCTACGCCTACCTCCTCATCCCACCTGAAAAAGAACTTACCGAGATCGCTCGTCGCCGCCTCGCCGCCCTCAAGGAGTTCTCCGACCTCGGCGCCGGCTTCAAGATCGCCGCACTCGACCTCGAACTCCGCGGCGCAGGCAACATGCTCGGTGGCGAGCAGTCCGGCCACATCGAGGCCATCGGCTTCGAGATGTACACCACCATGCTCGAGGAAGCCGTCCGCAAGATGAAGGGTGAGGACGACAAGCCCGCCCACGCCGGAACCGTCCTCAATCTCGGCATCTCCGTCCGCATCGACTCCGACTACATCCCCGAGGAGAACCAGCGCCTCCGCATGTACAAGCGCATCGCCGGAGCCGAGGACTTCGCCACCCTCACCGACGTCCGCGCCGAACTGCAGGACCGTTACGGTACGCCGCCCGAAGCCGTCCTCAACCTGCTCGCCGCCGGAGAGATCCGCCTTCACTGCGAGCAGTTAGGGATCGCCCAGCTCGACCGCAAGCGCACCCAGATCGAGCAGGGAAAAACAAAGATCTTTGTGGAGATGCTGCACATCAAATTTGCAGAGCGCCAGGCCGGTGGCGCACCTGCTACTGCCCCCGGGGAAGCGCCAGCACGCGAGCGCACCATCGATCCCGGCATCCTCATGAAGATCGTCAGCCGTAACGCAAAACGAGGCGCACAATTTACGCCTCAAGGCATTCTCCGTTGGCCTCTAACGTCATCCAAAGCTGAAGAGGTCCTCGCGGAAACCCGGGCACTCCTCGACTCTCTTGACACCTCTATGTAACTAACGTGACAAACCGCGGACTTCTCCTTTTCGAACAAAGGCATACTATCGAAGCCGACAAGCTTTATAGCTGGAAAGGTCTCTGAGATCACAATACCCATCCAAGTCGCTGGCTTGACCATCACCTTTATCAAGAGCCGGCATGAGACCGCCGGATGCCTTGACGCCTTCGAAGTAACGATCCCGCCCTCGGTTCACCTCGTCATTCCTCACTTCCACCGCCACTACGACGAGACGGTCTTCGGCGTCGACGGCATCACGACCTGGACCATCGACGGCGTCGTGACGCAACTGCATCCCGGCCAGCAACTCTTCGTTCCCCGCGGCAGTCACCACACATACGCAAATCTTCACCCGCACAGCTCGCGCATGATCTGCCTGGTTACACCCGGGCTGCTCGGTCCCGAATACTTTCAGGAACTCTCCTACGCCATGGATGAGGACGGGCCGATGGACCACGCGGCGATCGGCCTCATCATGAGCCGCTACGGAGTTATTCCCGCCGCTATCGTCGACCCGATTATCATGCCCAAGTACTCCCCCAAAGTGTTGCCCCAGGGCACGCAGAGTAGCCTGCTCGGGAACTAAGGGCGGTTGTTCAGTCTTCCGATGCAGAACTCTCCTGCCTGGATACTCGCTGGCGGGCTCCCAACGAGACTGCAGACCGGTTATGATGCGCAGATGCGCAAACTTTGCAGCCTTGCAGCCCTCGGAGTCCTCATGCTCTCCCCTGCTCTCCCCGCCCAGCATGTCTCCGCAGACGGCTCCATGCAGACCTTCAACACCCTCTCCGAGCAGTTCTTCTCCGACGTGTACTTCCACTTCTCGCCCACTGCGGGCACGTCGACCGGGCTGCACCAGTACGACACCCAGCTTGAGGATTATTCCGCAGCGGGTGTGCAAAAACAGGTTGCCGCCTTGCACCTCTTCGAGAAGAAAATCGACGCCATCGACCCTTCCGCACTCGATGCACCCGTAGCCGCCGACCGCGAGATCCTCCTCAACAACATCCGCAGCAGCCTCCTCTCGCTCGAAGTCATCCGCGGGTGGGAGAAGAATCCCGATAACTATTCCTCCGGCATCGCCGGATCGATCTTCGTCATCATGAGCCGCGACTATGCGCCGGTCAACACGCGCCTGCACGCCGCCATCGAGCGCGAAAAGCTGATGCCGCAGGTGCTCCTCGAAGGCCGCAAAAATCTCAAGAATCCACCAAAGATCTACACCGAGATTGCCCTCGAACAGATCGACGGTCTCGTCAGCTTCTTCCAGAACGACGTACCCTCCGCCTTCTCCGCGGCGACCGATCCCGACACCAAGGCAGCCTTTGCCACGTCAAACGCGGCCGTGATTGAAGCCCTCAAATCCTACGGCGCATGGATGAAGTCCGACCTGCTGCCCCGCTCCAATGGTGACTACAAGTTCGGAGCCGACACCTTCGCAAAGAAGCTCAAATATGACGAGATGGTCGACATCCCTCTCGATCGTCTCCTCGAAATCGCCAACGCTGATCTACACAGGAATCAGGCCGAGTTCGCCCGCGTCGCCAAGGAGGTTGACCCCTCCAAGACCCCGCAGGAGGTCCTCGCCCAACTGGCCACCGTCCACCCCGCACCCGATAAGCTTCTCCAGGCCTTTCAGGACCAGTTCGCCAGCCTGATCGCCTTCATCGACTCTAACCACATCATCACCATTCCCTCCAAAGTCGAGCCGACCCTCGAAGAGACGCCGCCCTTCATGCGCGCCACCACCCAGGCCTCCATGGACCCTCCGGGAGCCTTCGAGACCCACTCCACCAAGGCCTACTTCAACGTAACTCTGCCCGAGAAGGACTGGACCCCGGCCCATATCGCCGAACACATGGCCGCCTTCAACGTCGGCACCATTACCTCGACCGCGGTCCACGAAGCCTACCCCGGTCATTACGTCCAGTTCCTCTGGCAGCCACAGTTTCCCAGCAAGATCCGCAAACTGATCGGCGCGAACACCAACATCGAGGGCTGGGCTCACTACTGCGAGCAGATGATGCTGGATGAGGGCTACCTTCCCCCCAATACCGCCGCATCCTCCCGCGAGGCTAAACTCATTCGACTCGGCCAGCTCCAGGACGCCCTCCTCAGAGATGCACGCTTCGTGAACTCCATCAAGCTCCACATGGGAGCATTCACCTTCGACCAGGCGGTCGACTTCTTCGTCACCGAGGGCTACCAGTCCCACGCCGTCGGCCTCATGGAGACCAAGCGCGGCACCGCTGACGCCACCTACCTCTACTACACCCTCGGCAAGCTTGAAATCATGAAGCTGCGCGCCGACCTCAAGACGAAGCAGGGCGCAGCGTTCAACCTGCAGCACTTCCACGACGACCTCATGCGCCAGGGCTTCGCACCCATCAAAATCATCCGAAAATCCATGCTGCACGACGACTCGTCTGTCCTGTAACGACGTTTCCGCATCCTACAAAGATCACAGCCGCTTAGGAGTGAAGGAATTTGAACCTGTCTCCTTCTCTGACGGTCTGCTAGGATTGTCGGAATTCTGCTTGGAATGAGGTACTCACAGCTCCTATGGCTTCGATGAAAATACGCAAGGCCGTCTTTCCCGCCGCCGGCATGGGAACCCGTTTCCTTCCCGCGACCAAAGCGACTCCGAAGGAGATGCTCTGCCTCGTCGACAAGCCACTCATCCAATACGGCGTTGAAGAAGCCGTAGCCGCCGGATGTACCGAGATCATCATCGTCACCGGTCGCGGCAAGACCACGATGGAAGACCACTTCGACAAGTCCTACGAGCTCGAAGCCTCTCTCCAAGCCAAGAACAAGACCGCTCTCCTCGAGATCGCCCGCTCCGTCTCGAAGCTTGCCAAAATCGTCTACGTCCGCCAGCCAGAGCCCCTCGGCCTCGGCCACGCCGTCCTCATGGCCAAAGAAATCGTCGGCAACGAGCCATTCGCCGTGCTTCTGCCCGACGATATTGTCGATGCCACCGTCCCCTGCATGAAGCAGATGGTCGAGGCCTTCTACGAGACGCAGTCCACCATCCTCGGCTCCGAAGTCGTCGAAGGTCCGGCAATCTCTGCCTATGGCTGTCTCGACTGCACCCCGGACCCCACGAACCCGAAGCTCCTCGCCGTCCGCAACATGGTCGAAAAGCCAAAATACGAGGAAGCTCCTTCGCAAAATGCGATCATCGGCCGCTACATTCTCACGCCACGCATCTTCGAACTGATCGAAAACCTGACCCCGGGTGCTGGCGGCGAGTTGCAACTGACCGACGCCATT
Coding sequences:
- the galU gene encoding UTP--glucose-1-phosphate uridylyltransferase GalU, whose translation is MASMKIRKAVFPAAGMGTRFLPATKATPKEMLCLVDKPLIQYGVEEAVAAGCTEIIIVTGRGKTTMEDHFDKSYELEASLQAKNKTALLEIARSVSKLAKIVYVRQPEPLGLGHAVLMAKEIVGNEPFAVLLPDDIVDATVPCMKQMVEAFYETQSTILGSEVVEGPAISAYGCLDCTPDPTNPKLLAVRNMVEKPKYEEAPSQNAIIGRYILTPRIFELIENLTPGAGGELQLTDAIKALLQYEKVYGFSYEGKRHDAGDKLGFLKATVEFALKRDDLGPPFREWLKNFPI